In the Prochlorococcus sp. MIT 1307 genome, one interval contains:
- a CDS encoding acetyltransferase, which produces MDKYIFSERLIIIGAGGHSKVVNDIAALIGFEDIAYLDNKSINTALDKNVYSHLKENFSQYFFVAIGDNYIREKVFNEFLSDNPNATPISLLHPSAVISETVSVGKGSLIMPLCVVNSQSVIGNGVIVNTSSSIDHESTIMNFSSLAPGVNMGGNVSIGSRTALCIGCTVSHGISIGNDVVIGASSLVLNDIRDNTLAYGIPAKIIKTRFSGEKYFN; this is translated from the coding sequence ATGGATAAATATATATTTTCAGAACGACTGATTATTATTGGTGCAGGGGGGCATAGTAAAGTAGTTAATGATATTGCGGCGCTTATTGGTTTTGAAGATATAGCTTATCTAGACAATAAATCTATTAATACTGCCTTAGATAAAAATGTCTATAGCCATTTAAAAGAAAATTTTAGTCAATATTTTTTCGTTGCCATTGGAGACAATTATATTAGAGAAAAAGTATTTAATGAATTTTTGAGCGATAACCCAAATGCCACTCCAATATCGCTATTGCATCCAAGTGCTGTTATTTCAGAAACAGTTAGCGTAGGGAAAGGTAGTCTTATAATGCCTTTGTGTGTTGTTAATAGTCAATCCGTTATAGGAAATGGTGTGATTGTTAATACTTCTAGCAGTATCGATCATGAATCAACCATCATGAACTTTTCGTCTTTGGCTCCTGGTGTAAATATGGGAGGCAATGTATCTATTGGCTCAAGAACAGCATTATGTATTGGATGTACAGTTTCTCATGGAATTAGTATAGGCAATGATGTTGTGATTGGTGCATCGTCTTTAGTTTTAAATGATATTAGAGATAATACCTTGGCATATGGTATACCAGCAAAAATAATTAAAACTAGATTTTCAGGTGAAAAATATTTTAATTGA
- a CDS encoding MraY family glycosyltransferase, which yields MINQYAITIFFGFITCSILSYSFVFLAQAIGIKFNLLDQPKMRKAHNTPLVRIGGIAITINLLITYPLILWINGYVQTKDYRVDTLIIIISCIFLSYLIGLIDDLCDGISPWPRLGGQIILAIINWLNGIRLDNIDLSFVNANIDTIILPDYLSFFATVIWIVGVINAFNWIDGLDGLAAGISFIATLGLTLINLSIGNIEIAFLASVLAGSCLGFLWHNFFPAKIFMGDGGAYVIGYTISILAIISLSVDESNVLFIPSLMIILLPLLDMTTVIFRRILQGNSPFHPDKSHFHHFLLNRDFSHRNTVLILYGISIIFLVLGIKLSNYV from the coding sequence ATGATTAATCAATACGCCATTACTATATTTTTTGGATTTATTACTTGTTCTATTTTATCTTATTCTTTCGTTTTTTTAGCGCAAGCAATTGGAATAAAGTTCAATTTACTTGATCAGCCGAAAATGAGGAAGGCACATAATACTCCTTTAGTTCGTATTGGTGGCATTGCAATTACAATTAACCTACTTATTACATATCCATTAATCCTATGGATTAATGGATATGTTCAAACTAAAGACTATCGAGTTGATACTCTAATCATAATTATTTCATGTATATTTCTCTCATATTTAATAGGTCTTATAGATGACCTGTGCGATGGAATATCTCCATGGCCAAGACTGGGAGGGCAAATAATCCTAGCAATTATCAATTGGCTTAATGGCATCCGCTTAGATAATATTGACCTTTCATTTGTCAACGCTAATATCGACACAATAATATTACCAGACTATCTAAGTTTTTTTGCAACAGTTATTTGGATAGTAGGGGTAATTAATGCATTCAATTGGATTGATGGATTAGATGGATTGGCGGCAGGGATTTCTTTTATAGCAACTTTAGGTCTTACATTAATTAATCTAAGCATTGGAAATATTGAAATTGCTTTTTTAGCATCTGTGTTAGCAGGAAGTTGCTTAGGATTTCTATGGCATAACTTCTTTCCTGCGAAGATATTTATGGGGGATGGAGGTGCTTATGTAATTGGATATACAATTTCTATTTTAGCAATTATATCTTTATCAGTAGATGAATCTAATGTATTATTTATACCATCACTTATGATTATCTTACTACCCCTATTGGATATGACCACTGTAATATTTAGGAGGATATTACAAGGAAATTCGCCATTTCATCCAGATAAAAGTCATTTTCATCATTTTCTACTCAATAGAGATTTCTCGCATAGAAATACAGTACTAATTTTGTATGGTATATCAATTATATTCCTTGTTCTAGGTATCAAATTAAGTAATTATGTTTAG